Proteins encoded within one genomic window of Bacillus sp. F19:
- the aspA gene encoding aspartate ammonia-lyase: protein MGEFKLKNEHVRKEKDFLGERELPINAYYGVQTLRAVENFPITGYRIHEELIRALAIVKKAAALANMDVKRLYEGLGHAIVQAADEIIEGKWHDQFIVDPIQGGAGTSMNMNANEVIANRALELLGKEKGAYVELSPNSHVNMSQSTNDVFPTAIHIATLNLVGKLLDTMQYMLEVFKKKAKQFDPIIKMGRTHLQDAVPIRLGQEFEAYSRVLERDIKRIQQSRQHLYEVNMGATAVGTGLNADPRYIKNVVKHLADISGLPLIGAEHLVDATQNTDAYTEVSAALKVCMMNMSKIANDLRLMASGPRAGFGEITLPARQPGSSIMPGKVNPVMPEMINQVAFQVIGNDHTICLASEAGQLELNVMEPVLVFNLLQSISIMNNAFRSFTDYCLAGIEANEDRLKEYVEKSAGIITAVNPHIGYEVAARIAREAILKGKSVRELCLQYDVLTAEELDLILNPYEMTNPGIAGAALFERE from the coding sequence ATGGGGGAATTCAAATTGAAAAACGAACATGTACGAAAAGAAAAAGATTTTTTGGGTGAAAGAGAATTGCCTATTAATGCCTATTACGGTGTGCAAACATTAAGGGCTGTGGAAAACTTTCCGATTACAGGCTATCGCATTCACGAGGAATTAATTAGAGCATTGGCCATCGTCAAAAAAGCGGCGGCGCTTGCCAATATGGATGTGAAACGTTTATACGAGGGACTTGGCCATGCAATTGTTCAAGCGGCAGATGAAATCATTGAAGGGAAATGGCATGATCAATTTATCGTCGATCCAATCCAGGGCGGCGCTGGTACATCCATGAATATGAACGCAAACGAAGTCATTGCGAACCGTGCTCTTGAGCTGCTCGGCAAAGAAAAAGGCGCATATGTTGAGTTAAGTCCAAACAGTCATGTCAACATGTCACAATCAACGAATGATGTGTTTCCAACCGCGATTCATATTGCAACACTTAATTTAGTTGGAAAATTGCTAGACACAATGCAATACATGCTGGAAGTGTTTAAGAAAAAAGCGAAGCAATTCGATCCTATCATTAAAATGGGGCGTACACACCTCCAAGACGCGGTACCGATCCGTCTTGGCCAGGAGTTTGAAGCTTACAGTCGTGTATTGGAGCGTGATATTAAACGCATTCAACAATCACGCCAGCATCTGTATGAAGTAAATATGGGGGCGACAGCCGTTGGCACAGGCTTAAATGCAGACCCTCGCTATATCAAAAATGTGGTCAAGCATTTAGCAGACATTAGCGGCCTTCCTCTCATAGGTGCAGAGCATCTTGTTGATGCAACACAAAATACGGATGCCTACACAGAAGTCTCTGCCGCCCTAAAAGTATGTATGATGAACATGTCGAAAATCGCCAACGACCTGCGTTTAATGGCATCAGGCCCTCGTGCGGGATTTGGGGAGATAACCTTGCCGGCTCGTCAGCCAGGCTCATCGATTATGCCGGGAAAAGTAAATCCGGTTATGCCGGAAATGATTAACCAAGTGGCATTCCAGGTAATTGGCAACGACCATACGATCTGTTTGGCATCTGAAGCGGGTCAGCTTGAATTAAACGTGATGGAACCTGTTCTTGTATTCAACTTGCTTCAATCAATCAGTATAATGAACAATGCATTTCGTTCATTCACCGACTACTGCCTTGCAGGCATTGAAGCAAACGAAGACCGGTTAAAAGAATATGTAGAAAAAAGCGCAGGAATTATTACAGCTGTAAATCCGCATATTGGATACGAAGTGGCTGCACGCATCGCACGAGAAGCCATATTAAAAGGAAAATCTGTACGCGAGCTGTGCCTGCAATATGATGTATTAACAGCAGAAGAGCTT
- a CDS encoding cation:dicarboxylase symporter family transporter, whose amino-acid sequence MKKRKLGLAWQIVIGLILGIAVGAAFYGNPNIEGFLQPIGDIFIRLIKMIVVPIVVATLIVGVAGVGDIKKLGKLGGKTILYFEVITTIAIIVGLLAANIAQPGAGIQMDELGTTSIDQYVDSANEQNNHGIADTFVNIVPSNIFESLMKGDMLPIIFFSILFGLGVASLGERGKPVLTFFEGVADSMFWVTNQVMKFAPFGVFALIGVTVSKFGLASLIPLGKLVLVVYGAMIFFVLIVLGLVARWCGTHIFTIMKILKDEIVLAFSTASSEAVLPKLMEKMERFGCPKAITSFVIPTGYSFNLDGSTIYQAIGALFIAQMYGIDMSIPEQLTLVLVLMVTSKGMAGVPGASFVVLLATLGAMGLPMEGLAFIAGVDRVLDMARTVVNVIGNSLAAIVMSKWEGQFNEQKAQDYIKSLEASNQTNAA is encoded by the coding sequence ATGAAAAAACGAAAACTTGGCTTAGCTTGGCAGATTGTAATTGGTCTCATTTTAGGAATCGCGGTTGGAGCTGCCTTTTATGGAAATCCAAATATTGAAGGATTCCTCCAGCCGATTGGAGATATTTTTATTCGCTTAATTAAAATGATTGTCGTGCCGATTGTCGTCGCAACATTGATTGTCGGTGTTGCCGGCGTGGGTGATATAAAAAAGCTTGGAAAACTTGGCGGCAAAACGATTCTATACTTTGAAGTCATCACAACCATTGCGATTATCGTCGGGTTGCTGGCTGCAAACATTGCACAGCCTGGTGCAGGCATTCAAATGGATGAGTTAGGTACGACCAGCATCGATCAATATGTCGATTCAGCCAACGAACAAAATAATCATGGAATTGCCGATACTTTCGTTAACATCGTACCTTCGAACATATTTGAGTCCTTAATGAAGGGCGATATGCTTCCGATTATTTTCTTTTCAATTTTGTTTGGTCTTGGGGTAGCATCACTCGGTGAAAGAGGGAAGCCCGTTTTGACATTCTTTGAGGGTGTTGCCGACTCCATGTTTTGGGTGACAAATCAAGTAATGAAGTTTGCACCGTTTGGGGTATTTGCCTTAATCGGCGTCACGGTTTCAAAATTTGGACTTGCGTCCCTTATTCCGCTTGGCAAGCTTGTATTAGTGGTATACGGTGCCATGATCTTCTTCGTATTGATTGTACTAGGATTGGTTGCAAGATGGTGCGGCACCCATATCTTTACGATCATGAAAATCTTGAAAGATGAAATAGTACTCGCTTTTTCTACCGCAAGTTCAGAGGCGGTGCTGCCAAAACTAATGGAAAAAATGGAGCGCTTCGGTTGTCCGAAAGCTATAACGTCTTTTGTCATTCCGACAGGGTATTCTTTTAATCTGGACGGCTCGACGATTTATCAAGCGATTGGAGCTTTATTTATCGCACAAATGTATGGAATTGACATGTCTATTCCAGAACAGCTGACCCTTGTGTTAGTTCTGATGGTAACTTCAAAGGGAATGGCCGGCGTACCTGGTGCCTCATTTGTCGTGCTCTTGGCTACGCTCGGCGCAATGGGACTGCCGATGGAAGGATTAGCTTTTATCGCAGGTGTGGATCGTGTATTAGATATGGCACGAACAGTGGTCAATGTTATAGGAAACTCTCTTGCGGCAATTGTAATGTCTAAATGGGAAGGTCAATTCAATGAACAAAAAGCGCAAGATTATATCAAATCACTTGAAGCCAGTAATCAAACAAATGCAGCATAA
- a CDS encoding sensor histidine kinase: MMIAVPFAGEFKFYPFNDAFRVSLGTPAFFLFLLWNRGIHPYIAGILTGTSVFVFRFLLSVIISDIPVEEAIYRHLPVFLYYVMYAFIFHITKLNEQHNKPFMIGLLGVVIEFCAGLSEMAIRSSLADQTISFHSIEQIIFIAFIRSFFVLGFFNIIKLREAKLAEEEQRRQKEQMLLFISNLYEESVQLKKTMQNAEEITHKCYDFYRRLKSGDSHGNEAQTALQIAGLVHEMKKDNQRIYAGLSKLMDSEKLEDYLSIEQLSNIMFVSNRRYAELLNKHVSFSLHVEGEHPPYQVYMVLSLINNLMGNALEAIEQEGHVSLYVIRRDRMVEFQVCDNGPGIEQKLKEVIFKEGFTTKYDSSGNPSTGIGLSYVKQTVDKLGGHIKLIDSHKETIFVIGLPIDAMIQKGQVI, translated from the coding sequence ATGATGATTGCCGTACCGTTCGCCGGAGAGTTTAAATTCTATCCGTTCAATGATGCATTCCGCGTCAGCCTCGGGACACCGGCATTTTTCTTATTTTTGTTATGGAACAGGGGTATTCACCCGTATATTGCAGGGATTTTGACTGGGACAAGTGTGTTTGTGTTTCGGTTTTTGCTTTCGGTCATCATCAGTGACATACCGGTTGAAGAGGCAATCTACCGTCATCTTCCGGTATTCCTTTATTACGTCATGTACGCTTTCATCTTTCATATTACAAAGCTGAATGAGCAGCATAACAAGCCGTTTATGATTGGATTACTAGGCGTGGTCATTGAATTTTGTGCAGGCTTGTCGGAAATGGCGATTCGATCCTCGTTAGCGGATCAGACCATTTCATTTCACTCAATCGAACAAATTATCTTTATCGCGTTTATTCGAAGTTTTTTTGTACTTGGTTTTTTTAACATTATTAAACTGAGAGAAGCAAAATTGGCAGAGGAAGAGCAACGCAGACAAAAAGAGCAAATGCTGCTGTTCATTTCGAATTTGTATGAGGAATCTGTTCAGCTTAAGAAAACGATGCAAAATGCAGAAGAAATCACCCATAAATGTTATGATTTTTATCGTAGGTTGAAATCGGGAGATTCTCATGGCAATGAGGCCCAAACAGCACTGCAAATTGCAGGTCTCGTGCATGAAATGAAAAAAGATAATCAGCGAATTTATGCTGGACTATCAAAGTTGATGGACTCTGAAAAGCTAGAGGACTACTTGAGCATTGAGCAGCTGAGTAACATTATGTTTGTTTCAAATAGAAGGTATGCGGAGTTATTGAATAAACACGTTTCGTTTTCTCTGCATGTGGAAGGGGAACATCCGCCATATCAAGTATACATGGTGTTATCATTGATAAATAACTTGATGGGAAATGCGTTGGAAGCCATTGAACAAGAGGGACATGTATCGTTGTATGTCATTCGAAGAGACCGGATGGTAGAATTTCAGGTCTGTGATAATGGACCAGGCATTGAGCAAAAGCTGAAAGAAGTCATTTTTAAAGAAGGGTTTACAACGAAATATGATTCTTCCGGCAATCCTTCTACAGGCATTGGCCTTTCGTATGTGAAACAAACCGTTGACAAGCTAGGCGGACATATTAAGCTAATAGATAGTCATAAAGAAACCATATTTGTCATCGGGCTTCCGATTGATGCGATGATACAGAAAGGACAGGTCATATGA
- a CDS encoding response regulator codes for MNYFIIDDDPAIRAMLTDMIEDEDLGKVVGEAEDGSLVDNGKLALKKVDVVLMDLLMPKRDGIETIRVLASEFQGKFVMISQMEAKELIGEAYSLGAEYYITKPLNRLEIAGVLKKVNERVILEKSIRGIQESLTLFTGLQSPPSSSSHTKNIIEAGRSLISDLGMIGESGSEDLMKILEFLQDDKQKFGSSIFPPLKEIFYGNAQKKLGKQAAEAEIQKEMKASEQRVRRAIYQALNYIASLGLTDYTNPKFEGYSSTFFDFSEVRKKMLELEDKSERSTNQSRINMKKFIQSLYIEAQQLVD; via the coding sequence ATGAATTACTTCATTATAGACGATGATCCAGCTATTAGAGCGATGCTGACAGACATGATTGAGGATGAAGATTTAGGCAAAGTGGTGGGTGAAGCAGAAGACGGATCATTGGTGGACAATGGAAAGCTTGCGCTCAAAAAAGTGGACGTGGTGCTCATGGATTTACTGATGCCAAAGAGGGATGGAATTGAAACAATTCGTGTTCTTGCTTCTGAATTCCAGGGGAAATTCGTGATGATTTCTCAAATGGAGGCAAAGGAGCTCATAGGGGAAGCATATAGTTTAGGAGCAGAATACTACATTACAAAGCCGTTAAACCGCCTTGAAATAGCAGGAGTGTTAAAAAAGGTAAACGAGCGGGTGATTCTGGAAAAATCAATTCGAGGCATTCAAGAATCGTTAACATTATTTACAGGTCTTCAGTCTCCGCCATCCAGCTCTTCTCATACAAAAAATATAATCGAAGCAGGCCGTTCATTGATTTCGGATTTAGGGATGATCGGAGAAAGCGGAAGTGAAGACTTGATGAAAATTTTAGAATTCCTGCAGGATGATAAACAAAAGTTCGGATCCTCCATCTTTCCGCCTCTAAAAGAAATATTTTATGGAAATGCCCAAAAAAAGCTTGGAAAACAGGCTGCCGAGGCGGAAATACAAAAAGAAATGAAAGCCTCCGAACAACGGGTTCGCAGAGCTATTTACCAGGCGCTCAACTATATTGCCTCATTAGGGTTAACAGATTACACGAATCCAAAATTCGAAGGGTATTCATCCACATTTTTCGATTTCTCGGAAGTCCGAAAGAAAATGCTGGAGCTTGAAGACAAAAGTGAACGAAGCACCAATCAAAGCCGAATCAATATGAAAAAATTCATTCAATCGCTCTATATAGAAGCACAGCAGTTGGTGGATTAG
- a CDS encoding phosphoglycerate dehydrogenase: MSPITLDQVKKIKTLNNIAEGGLNVFHMDTFTVDNDCENPDAIIVRSFNMHSMEFGNNVKAIARAGAGVNNIPVDKCTEQGIVVFNTPGANANAVKEIVLTLLMASSRNLFDGVSWTKTLEGEGKQVPKLVEAGKKQFVGKEIKGKTLGVIGLGAIGAFVANDAVALDMDVIGFDPFISVDTAWNLSRNVKRALTIEELFASADYITVHTPLTEDTRRMFNQATFSIMKPGVHILNFSRGELVDETDMKVALECGIVGKYITDFPNENVLKMKNTVSIPHLGASTKESEENCAIMAGRQIRDFLQTGNIKNSVNFPNVCLPYTGKQRVAAFHQNVPGMVGKITSAISSYDLNIADMVNRSRGEYAYTMIDIDNNVTSDIIPRLEEKIYKIEGIVTARII; this comes from the coding sequence ATGAGCCCAATAACTTTAGACCAAGTGAAAAAAATTAAAACATTAAATAATATTGCAGAAGGAGGTTTAAATGTATTTCATATGGATACCTTTACGGTCGATAATGACTGTGAAAATCCTGATGCGATTATTGTTCGCAGCTTCAATATGCATTCAATGGAATTCGGAAATAATGTAAAAGCAATCGCACGGGCCGGGGCAGGTGTCAATAATATTCCTGTCGACAAATGTACAGAGCAAGGAATAGTGGTTTTTAATACTCCTGGTGCTAATGCTAATGCTGTAAAAGAGATTGTTTTAACCTTATTAATGGCTTCATCACGAAACCTTTTTGACGGTGTTTCATGGACAAAGACCTTAGAAGGTGAAGGGAAACAAGTTCCAAAGCTTGTGGAAGCAGGAAAAAAACAATTTGTAGGGAAAGAAATTAAGGGTAAGACTCTTGGTGTAATTGGATTAGGTGCAATTGGTGCATTTGTTGCGAACGATGCGGTTGCTTTAGACATGGATGTGATTGGATTTGACCCGTTTATCTCTGTTGATACAGCATGGAATTTATCGCGTAATGTCAAACGTGCTTTAACCATTGAGGAGTTGTTTGCAAGCGCTGATTATATTACAGTACACACACCATTAACTGAGGATACAAGAAGAATGTTTAACCAAGCAACATTTAGCATTATGAAACCAGGTGTTCATATTTTGAATTTCTCGCGTGGGGAGCTTGTGGATGAAACGGATATGAAGGTTGCACTTGAATGCGGGATAGTGGGTAAATATATTACAGACTTTCCAAATGAAAATGTATTGAAAATGAAAAATACTGTGTCTATACCACATCTTGGTGCCTCAACAAAAGAATCTGAGGAAAATTGTGCGATTATGGCGGGTCGCCAGATAAGGGATTTCCTGCAGACAGGAAACATAAAAAACTCTGTGAATTTTCCAAATGTTTGCCTTCCATATACAGGTAAGCAACGTGTAGCAGCTTTCCATCAAAACGTTCCTGGCATGGTTGGTAAGATTACCTCAGCCATCTCAAGCTATGATTTAAACATCGCAGATATGGTGAACAGAAGTCGTGGGGAATATGCCTATACAATGATTGACATTGATAATAATGTAACGAGCGATATCATTCCCCGTTTGGAGGAAAAAATCTACAAGATTGAAGGCATTGTTACAGCACGTATTATCTAA